From the Argopecten irradians isolate NY chromosome 13, Ai_NY, whole genome shotgun sequence genome, one window contains:
- the LOC138305470 gene encoding peroxisomal membrane protein 11C-like: MERLVSVLESYRGKDRIIRFTGYVATFLAGTTKGKSALHFKTIATELSACRTILRLFDDTSMLAHNLVYGTGSKEPVTVLRVLQLISNFVNQLYYPVEHIAWLGDKKILNIETGRIWLLGLRIWATSLLTEIIKSVIKIRLAKIERKGLQKQEFLEDSAERNGLTEQSQAMSEQLKIVKAKTSEAYLILFQSLFDLINAISWMPSGLLWAGKLSPGQNGICGMISTGIMLYRSWPAKKEKKS, from the exons ATGGAGAGGTTAGTGTCGGTCCTAGAGTCCTATCGTGGAAAAGACAGAATCATTCGATTCACAGGTTATGTAGCCACATTTCTTGCTGGTACAACGAAAGGGAAGTCAGCCCTCCATTTTAAAACGATTGCCACTGAACTCTCGGCATGTCGTACGATCCTGCGTTTGTTCGATGACACCTCGATGCTGGCTCACAATCTAGTTTACGGGACTGGATCAAAG GAGCCTGTGACTGTACTTAGAGTTCTCCAGTTAATCAGTAACTTTGTGAACCAGCTTTACTATCCTGTTGAACACATCGCGTGGCTCGGAGACAAGAAAATCCTCAACATTGAGACAGGCAGAATCTGGTTGTTAGGATTAAGGATCTGGGCCACCTCACTGCTGACAGAAATCATCAA GAGTGTGATTAAGATTCGTTTGGCAAAGATTGAAAGGAAAGGTTTGCAGAAACAAGAATTTTTGGAGGATTCAGCAGAAAG AAATGGTTTAACTGAGCAGTCACAAGCAATGTCTGAACAACTCAAGATTGTGAAAGCCAAGACCAGCGAGGCATATCTAATTCTCTTTCAGAGTCTATTTGATTTAATCAATGCAATTAGCTGGATGCCAAGTGGGCTACTATGGGCTGGTAAACTGTCCCCAGGTCAGAACGGAATCTGTGGGATGATCTCTACCGGGATTATGCTTTATAGAAGTTGGCCAGCGAAGAAGGAAAAGAAATCCTGA
- the LOC138305617 gene encoding zinc finger protein 235-like — MDASSPNPQRQDAEKILRTQKEGKTHRCDVCNKGFNRLEHLQKHMETHTGEKPYKCGVCGKGFGVSHSLKTHIRTHTGEKPYKCDICGRGFSQACNLQKHLRKHTGEKPYKCDVCGKGFSDGGYLQKHITMHTGEKPYKCDVCNKGFRMVQYLQTHLRTHTEEKPYICGVCGKGFNQTWNLQTHLRIHTGEKPYKCDVCGKGFRQAGDLQKHFRKHTGEKPFKCDVCGKGFSQAGPLKYHLRTHTSEKPYNCDVCGKTFSHKASLKTHHKTHIQRKTHKLDIHDNESRVAQNVDLHLKKDNRKTPYKCDISTKHQSTLNGQKKVHYKMSHRSKNNININYLSEMPHLNDTTKETTGNTLVSEVIVDDKTNHQTTVANNSDIQQTDRSILSMDNENECRYDGDTDTKYPGMKVFVSESGVSVTKYSLKYLVQNHSFTPNK, encoded by the coding sequence ATGGACGCCAGTTCACCTAACCCACAAAGACAAGACGCAGAGAAAATCTTAAGGACACAAAAAGAAGGAAAAACGCACCGATGTGATGTCTGTAATAAGGGGTTTAATCGGCTAGAACACCTACAAAAACACATGgagacacatacaggagagaaaccttacaaatgtggtGTATGTGGAAAGGGGTTTGGTGTGTCACACAGCCTAAAGACTCACAttaggacacatacaggagagaaaccttacaaatgtgatataTGTGGTAGGGGGTTTAGTCAAGCATGTAACCTACAGAAACACCTCAGGaaacatacaggagagaaaccttacaaatgtgatgtatgTGGCAAGGGGTTTAGTGACGGGGGTTACCTACAGAAACACATCACGAtgcatacaggagagaaaccttataAATGTGATGTTTGCAATAAGGGATTCAGAATGGTACAAtacctacagacacacctcaggacacatacagaaGAGAAACCATACATATGCGGTGTATGTGGTAAGGGGTTCAATCAGACATGGaacctacagacacacctcaggatacatacaggagagaaaccttacaaatgtgatgtttgtggtaaggggTTTCGTCAGGCAGGTGACCTACAAAAACACTTTAGGAAGCATACTGGAGAGAAACCTttcaaatgtgatgtctgtggtaaggggtttagtcagGCAGGTCCCCTAAAGTatcacctcaggacacatacaagTGAGAAACCTTACAATTGTGACGTATGTGGAAAGACGTTTAGTCACAAAGCTAGCCTTAAGACACACCACAAGACCCATATACAGCGGAAAACACATAAACTAGATATTCATGATAATGAGTCACGTGTTGCACAAAATGTCGATTTACATCTCAAAAAAGATAACAGAAAGACgccttacaaatgtgatatttCGACAAAGCATCAATCTACACTAAATGGACAGAAAAAGGTACATTACAAAATGAGTCATCGttctaaaaataatatcaatataaactaCTTATCGGAAATGCCCCACCTAAATGATACCACAAAAGAGACAACTGGTAATACATTAGTAAGCGAGGTTATTGTTGATGATAAGACAAATCATCAGACCACTGTTGCTAATAATTCTGACATTCAGCAGACTGATAGGTCTATATTATCAATggataatgaaaatgaatgcAGATATGATGGAGATACTGATACAAAGTACCCAGGAATGAAAGTCTTTGTGTCTGAGAGTGGTGTATCAGTGACAAAGTACAGTTTAAAGTATCTCGTCCAAAATCACAGTTTTACGCCAAATAAGTAG